One Spinacia oleracea cultivar Varoflay chromosome 4, BTI_SOV_V1, whole genome shotgun sequence DNA segment encodes these proteins:
- the LOC110774833 gene encoding uroporphyrinogen decarboxylase 1, chloroplastic, whose amino-acid sequence MTPSSLTSGCCSHTIGWNSWTLFSRLPNSNYNHTLSPHRKLSYRKFPRACSAATDPLLVKAARGEPVCRPPAWMMRQAGRYMAVYRKLAEKHPSFRERSETTDLIVKISLQPWEAFHPDGVIIFSDILTPLPAFGVPFDIEEVRGPVIQSPIRDKDALKALHPIDLEKLSFVGESLKILRHEVGDKAAILGFVGAPWTIATYIVEGGTTRTYTTIKSMCHTSPHVLEALLSHITEAITEYIVFQVQAGAHCIQIFDSWGGQLPPHMWERWSKPYIKQIVDAVRKRCPETPLVFYINGNGGLLERMKDTGVDVIGLDWTVDMADGRSRLGPEISVQGNVDPAFLFSPLAALTDEIHRVVKCAGPKGHILNLGHGVLVGTPEEAVAHFFDVAKSFKFDRVIFTTEEPKPAV is encoded by the exons ATGACTCCTTCTTCTCTCACCAG TGGTTGTTGTTCTCACACTATCGGTTGGAATTCGTGGACCTTGTTTTCTCGTCTTCCTAATTCAAATTATAATcacactctctctcctcatcgCAAGCTCAGTTACCGGAAATTTCCTCGGGCTTGTTCGGCTGCTACTG ATCCACTATTGGTCAAAGCTGCGAGAGGAGAACCTGTTTGCCGTCCCCCGGCATGGATGATGCGCCAGGCAGGAAGGTATATGGCTGTTTACAGAAAGCTTGCAGAGAAACACCCATCCTTTAGAGAGAGATCAGAGACAACCGATCTGATTGTGAAAATTTCTTTGCAGCCTTGGGAAGCATTTCACCCTGATGGGGTTATTATATTTTCTGACATACTCACCCCTCTCCCTGCTTTTGGGGTTCCTTTTGACATAGAAGAAGTCAGAGGTCCTGTCATCCAGTCTCCTATTCGTGATAAAGATGCCTTGAAAGCATTGCATCCAATTGACTTGGAAAAACTTAGTTTTGTAGGCGAATCTCTTAAAATTTTGCGCCATGAG GTTGGTGACAAGGCTGCCATTCTGGGATTTGTGGGTGCACCTTGGACTATAGCAACATACATAGTGGAAGGGGGTACTACTCGTACCTACACCACGATAAAGAGCATGTGCCACACATCGCCTCATGTCCTCGAGGCACTTCTGTCTCACATAACGGAGGCAATTACTGAATACATAGTTTTCCAAGTTCAGGCTGGAGCTCATTGTATTCAAATATTTGATTCATGGGGTGGACAACTACCACCACATATGTGGGAACGCTGGTCTAAGCCTTATATTAAACAG ATAGTAGATGCTGTGAGGAAAAGATGCCCTGAAACACCGCTTGTTTTCTATATCAACGGAAATGGCGGTCTCCTTGAAAGGATGAAAGATACTGGAGTTGATGTGATCGGGCTGGACTGGACAGTAGATATGGCTGATGGGAGATCACGGTTGGGTCCCGAAATTAGTGTACAGGGGAACGTTGACCCtgcttttttattttctccTCTTGCAGCTTTGACTGATGAAATCCATAG AGTTGTGAAATGTGCTGGGCCGAAGGGTCACATCTTAAATCTTGGACACGGCGTTCTCGTCGGAACACCAGAAGAAGCTGTTGCCCACTTCTTTGATGTTGCAAAAAGCTTCAAGTTTGACCGAGTTATTTTCACAACAGAGGAGCCTAAACCAGCAGTTTGA